The window TTGTATTGTCCATGTGTTTTTCCTCAATCAAGCTGCCTCAGGACCGTTGCACGGTTGCTCCCGTCAAGGTACCGGCGCGATCAACGCGGCTGTCCGGTCAGAGCAGGTAATAGGTTGTTGTGCTCCTTCGTTTCACCGTCGCGCCGCGTTCAGGTCGGTGCTCGTTGAGTCTCCTTTGGCGGCCGAACCGAGTCAGCCGTCGTGCCAGACATTGCCGTTAGCACACGGAAGGGGGCCTGAACGCGGCGACGACCACAATATTACATGCCACGGTCCTCGGACTTCAGATGCGAGTCCTGTTGTGTCTTGAACAACCGCGTCATCCGGTCAGTGATCACGAAACCTCCGATCAGGTTGAAGGCTGCTGTCATTAGAGCCAGCATGCCAACAATTTTGTAACCGGCACCGGAGGGGATCGTAAACAGCAGGATCGCTCCCAGGATGGTCACGGCCGAGACCGCATTTGTCATCGACATCAGCGGGGTGTGCAAGAGCGGGGGGACCCGCGAAATGAGCAGATAGCCCACTCCAAATGCCACGGCAAATACGGACAACATCAGAATCAGGTCAGACATTGTATTCCTCCATGGGATTGTTCATACCGCCGCCACGCTTTCACGCATGGCTTCAAGCGCCGGCCCGTAAACAATCTTCCCACCCCTGGTGACCAGGGAGGATTGAGCGATTTGATCGGAGAAATCTGGCGTCACAGAGCCGTTCTTGAATAAGTTTTCGATGTAGTAGTACATGTTGTTCGCATAGAGCCACGACGACTGCATGGGCATGCGTCCGGGAAGGTTTTGCACGCCGCAGATACGAACATTGTGTTTCACCACATCCTGGCCGGGCTTGGAGAGTGCGCAGTTACCGCCCTGGTCAATGGCAATGTCGATGATAACGGAGCCTGGCTTCATGCTTGCCACCGCCTCCTCGGTCACAATAACCGGGGCCAGCGAACCCGGAACCAGAGCCGACAGAATCATGATGTCGATCTGGTGGGCGATATCACAGACGGCTTTCTGCTCCTTCTTCAGCCAGGAGTCGGGGAGCTGCTTGGCGTAGCCGCCCTCGGCAATAGCCAGATCGCTTGGAACATCGAAGCCTTCGACTTTGGCGTTTA of the Candidatus Zixiibacteriota bacterium genome contains:
- a CDS encoding NAD(P) transhydrogenase subunit alpha → MSDLILMLSVFAVAFGVGYLLISRVPPLLHTPLMSMTNAVSAVTILGAILLFTIPSGAGYKIVGMLALMTAAFNLIGGFVITDRMTRLFKTQQDSHLKSEDRGM